In one window of Gossypium arboreum isolate Shixiya-1 chromosome 4, ASM2569848v2, whole genome shotgun sequence DNA:
- the LOC108459350 gene encoding peroxidase P7-like, which translates to MYMLGNTKMGSASSFSKFCLTLLLLVVVLGSTNAQLSTNFYSKSCPKLLSTVKSTVTSAINKEARMGASLLRLFFHDCFVNGCDGSVLLDDTSSFTGEKNAIPNRNSARGFDVVDNIKSAVENVCPGVVSCADILAITARDSVEILGGPKWAVKLGRRDARSASQSAANNGIPAPTSNLNQLTSRFNALGLSTRDLVALSGAHTIGQARCTSFRARIYNESNIDASFAQTRQRNCPRTTGSGDNNLAPLDIQTPTSFDNNYFKNLVSRRGLLHSDQQLFNGGSTDSIVRGYGNSPSSFNSDFVSAMIKMGDISPLTGSRGEIRKNCRRVN; encoded by the exons ATGTATATGTTGGGTAATACTAAAATGGGTTCAGCTTCTAGTTTTTCCAAGTTTTGTTTGACATTGCTTCTCCTTGTGGTTGTATTGGGGAGCACCAATGCTCAACTTTCAAccaatttttactcaaaatcatgcCCCAAGTTGCTGTCAACTGTGAAATCTACTGTCACCTCTGCTATTAACAAAGAGGCCCGAATGGGTGCTTCTCTGCTTCGATTGTTCTTCCACGACTGCTTTGTCAAT GGTTGTGACGGATCAGTGCTACTCGACGACACATCTTCCTTCACCGGAGAGAAAAATGCTATCCCGAATCGGAACTCGGCTCGCGGATTCGATGTTGTTGATAACATCAAGTCAGCTGTTGAGAATGTTTGCCCTGGTGTAGTTTCTTGTGCTGATATCTTGGCCATTACTGCTAGAGACTCTGTTGAAATT TTGGGAGGTCCCAAATGGGCTGTGAAACTTGGAAGAAGAGATGCAAGAAGTGCTAGCCAGTCTGCGGCTAATAATGGCATTCCTGCACCAACTTCGAACTTGAACCAACTCACTTCCAGGTTCAATGCTCTTGGACTTTCCACCAGGGACTTGGTTGCTTTATCTG GGGCACACACAATTGGACAAGCGAGATGCACGTCATTCAGGGCCCGCATATACAATGAGAGCAACATTGACGCTTCCTTCGCTCAAACAAGGCAAAGAAACTGCCCAAGAACAACAGGCTCAGGGGACAACAATTTGGCACCTCTTGATATCCAAACTCCAACATCTTTTGACAACAACTACTTCAAGAACCTAGTCAGTCGAAGAGGACTTCTCCACTCTGATCAACAGTTGTTCAATGGTGGTTCCACGGATTCCATCGTTCGCGGTTACGGTAACAGCCCAAGCTCCTTCAATTCGGATTTTGTTTCTGCCATGATCAAGATGGGAGACATTAGTCCCCTCACTGGATCACGTGGCGAGATCAGGAAGAACTGCAGAAGGGTGAACTAA
- the LOC108459646 gene encoding LOB domain-containing protein 15-like → MSRERERFDELGKQIKREGGVSCHQQMGRRHILSPPGTLNTITPCAACKLLRRRCAQECPFSPYFSPHEPQKFASVHKVFGASNVSKMLMEVPESQRADAANSLVYEANVRLRDPVYGCMGAISALQHQVQSLQAEVHAVRAEILKYKYREANFIPSSLVALLSSGAVSVAAPPPPPQPPPPPPLPTTSTSTSSMYTQLTTAADYTTISNENVSYFG, encoded by the exons ATGTCCAGAGAAAG AGAGAGATTTGATGAATTAGGCAAGCAGATCAAGAGAGAGGGAGGTGTGTCATGTCATCAGCAAATGGGAAGAAGACATATATTGAGTCCTCCAGGAACCCTAAATACCATAACACCATGTGCAGCCTGCAAACTGTTGAGGCGGAGGTGTGCTCAAGAATGCCCTTTTTCACCATATTTCTCTCCCCATGAACCCCAAAAGTTTGCTTCCGTTCACAAAGTCTTTGGCGCTAGCAATGTCTCCAAGATGCTAATG GAGGTACCGGAGAGCCAAAGAGCTGACGCGGCAAACAGTCTTGTTTATGAGGCTAACGTGAGGCTTAGAGATCCTGTTTATGGCTGCATGGGTGCAATTTCAGCTTTGCAACACCAAGTTCAATCTTTACAAGCTGAAGTACATGCAGTAAGGGCTGAGATATTGAAATATAAGTATAGGGAAGCTAACTTTATACCCTCTTCCCTTGTAGCCTTGCTCTCTTCTGGGGCTGTTTCAGTTGcagcaccaccaccaccaccgcaacctcctcctcctcctcctcttcctACTACTTCTACCTCCACATCTTCCATGTATACCCAACTTACCACTGCTGCAGACTATACCACCATTTCTAATGAAAATGTTTCCTACTTtggataa